In the genome of Streptomyces sp. Q6, the window GGTCCCCGACGCGGACGCGGACGCGCTCGCGCCGGAGGAGGGTGTGCGGCTCGCCGACGGCGACGCGGACGGTGAGGTGCGCGGGCCGCGGCTGCCGCCGGTCGCCTCCGCGGCGGACCCGGCCGCCTGTCGCCGGTCGGCGGAGCCGTCGTTCCCGCCGCCGGAGGCCAGGTTCACGGCGAGCGTCACGGCCCCGAGCACGGCGGCGACGGCCACGGCGGCGATGAGTGCGGTGCGGCGGCGGGTCGGCGGGGCGGGGCGGTCGGGGGTGTCGGCCTCGGTACCGGTGTCGGCCTGAACCGTCACCTCCGGTTCGGGGGCCGCCGGGGTCTCCACGTGAGCCGGGACCGGCGCCGAGGCCGGGACCGGAGCCGCCTCCGGTGTGCCCGCCGCCGCCCGCGGCTCCCCCTTACGCCCCCGCCCCGCGTCCGCCAGGATCCACCGGCGGTGCAGCTCGACGAGTTCGTCGGGGGTCGCCCTGCACACCCGGGCGAGGCGCTCGACCGGCGCGTACTCGTTCGGCACCGCCGTGCCGTTGCAGTAGCGGTGCAGCGTCGACGTGCTCATGTGCAGCCGCTTGGCGAGGGTGCCGTAGCTGAGTCCCGAGCGGTCCTTCACCTCTCGCAGCAGCTCCGCGAAATCCCCAGACACCCGTTCCTCCATCCCCCCGTGTCCCGTTCACGCATTCCAGGGCACGTACGTTCTTGCAGGCCAGAGCCCGTTTCAGCGTTCCAGCGTCCCCAACTGCCCGGCAGACATGGCCGTTGGGACGGATCACCCCACAAGCTCCAGTCATCCAAGCACCACACCGACCCGGACTTCGAAGGGGCTCGACCACATGGCCAAGAACCGCACCTCCCGCACCCGCTTCCTGACCGCCGCCGCGACCGTCGCACTCGCCGCGCTCTCGCTCACCGCGTGCAACGACGGCACGGGCGTCGACGACGAGGGCGCGTCCGTCCCGTCGTCCTCGACCCCCTCGGCCCCGGCCACGACGCCCGGCGGCGACGACGCGAAGCCCACGACCGCCCCCGCGTCGAAGCCCGCGGCGAGCACCCCCGCGGGCCGGGCCCCCACGGCGACGAAGGCGCCCGCCGCCACCAAGCCCGTCACCTGCCAGGGCACCGACACCAAGACGGTCGCGGCGCCGCTCACCCGTCCCATCAACCACATGCTGCTCACCGTCACCAACACCGGCCGTGCCACCTGCTACCTCTACGGCTATCCGGCCGTGCGGTTCGGCGAGGCCCAGTCCGTGCCGCCGGCCGACGAGGAGACGCACCCGCAGGCCGTCGTGACGCTGAAGCCGGGCGAGTCCGGCTACGCCTCCGTGCGCCTGTCCGGCGGTGACGACGGCAGCGGCGCGAACGGTCACACCGAGAAGTCCCTGACCGTCCACTTCGCCGGCCGCACCGAGGGCGAGCAGACCGCCCCGGCGCGGCCGGCGCTGCCCGCCGAGGGCCTCTTCATCGACGACTCGATCAAGGTCACGTACTGGCAGCAGTCGATGGACGACGTCATGTCCTGGTGAGCGTGGCGTGCGCCGGGGCCCGCAGCGCGGCGCGGGCCGGGAGCGCGGTCGCCGTGAAGGCGAGGACGGTGGCCGCGGCGACGACGCCGAGGTAGGTCAGCGGCGGCCCGTACGGCGTGGCGCTGCCCGTCATCCCCCGGCTGTACGCGCTGAGCGTGACGTAGGCGATGCCGGTGCCGAGGGCGACGGCGAGGAGCACCACGGTGAGCGTCTCCCAGCGCAGCATGGCCCGTACCTGCCGTGCGGTCGTGCCGATCAGGCGGAGCATGGCCAGTTCGCGGCGGCGGGCGGCGGTCGCCATCACCAGGGTGTTGACCACGGCGATCCCGGTGAACGCGATGATCAGGCCCATCGCGACCAGGTTGACCTGCGCCTGGGTGCCCTCCTGCGCCCGCTGGACCGCGTCGGCCCGCGTCCGGTCCAGGACGCGGACGGCGGCGAACTCCCGTACGGCGGCCCTCAGCCGGTCGGCGTCGACGCGCGCCCCGGCGATCAGGACCGACGACGCCAGTGGATGGTCGACGTGCGCGGCGACGACGTCGAACGGCAGCAGGACGTCCCCGAAGCCGAGGCCGCGCGCGTAGACGGCGACGACACGCGGCCTGACCTTCGTGCCGTCGCCCAGGGTCAGCGGCAGCCGGTCGCCGACGTCGACGCCCTTCGTGGCGGCGGCGAGTTCGCTGAGCGCGACCGTGCCGCGGCCGAGGTCCCCGACCGAACCGGCGACGGCCCGCGGATCGAGGGACGCCGTCAGCCCCTCGGGGGTGACGCCCTGAGCGGGGAACTTGTCCTGTCCGGCGCGGAGTTGGGTGCGGACGACCTCGGTGGCCGCGCTGACGCCCGGCACCTCGCGGACCGCCTCGGCCGCGGCGCGCGGCACGCCGGGTCCCGCGGCGGCGAGCACGTACGAGGCGGTGGTGCCGTCGAGCATCTGCTCGCGGGCCGCGTGTCCGGCCGTGGTCTGGGTGAACAGGATGGTGGAGGTCATCGCGACGGCGAGGCTGAGCGGGGTGACGACGGCGGCGAACCGCTGGGCGTTCGTACGGGAGTTGCGGTCGGCGAGGAAGCCGGCGGCGGGCGAGACACGGCGGACGACACCGCCGACGACGGCCGCGGCGACCCGGGCGAGCTGCGGGCCGAGCAGCGCGGTCGCGGCGGCGGCCAGGATGACGGTCAGGAACGTGACCGGGGTGGCGGCGGCCTCGGTGCGCAGGCCGGACAGGACGAGGACGAGGACCGCGTACCCGGCGGCCGCGAGCACGCCCGCGACCAGCCGCACGACGCTGAAGCCGCGCCCCGGCACGGACGCCTCGGCCAGTGCCTCGGTGGGCCGGACGCGGGCCGGACGGCGGGCGGCGGCGCGGGCCGCGCCCCAGGCGGCGAGCAGCGTGGCGAGGACGGCGAGCAGCGGCGGGAAGGCGCTCAGCGTCAGGTGCAGGGTGTCGGGCAGGGCGCCGACGGCGACGAACCGCGCGTACATCCAGCGGGCCAGCAGCAGCCCCGCGAACGCGCCGGCCACTCCCGCCAGCAGGCCGACGACGAGGGCCTCGCGGCCGACCATGCGCCGCAGTTGGCGCGGGGTCGCCCCGATGGCGCGCAGCAGCGCCAGTTCCCGCGCGCGCTGCTGCACGGAGAGCGCGAACGTTCCGGTGACGACCAGCAGCGCGACGAGCAGCGAGGTGCCGCCCATCGCGGCGCCGAGGCTGACCAGGCTGACGCGCGCCTTGCCCGCGTCGAGGAACTCGGCGGGGCCGAGGTCGTCGCCGGTCCTGACCTGCGCGGTCGTGCCGGTGAGCGCCTCGGCGGCGCGTTCCCGTACGGCGGTGACGTCGGCGCCCGGCGCGGTCAGCAGGCCGATCGTGGAGACGCGGCCGGGGTGTGCGGCGAGGCGGCGGGCATCGGCGGCGGAGAAGAAGAGGGTGGACTGCCGGTCGAGGGCGTCGCGCCCGGCGGGGGCGGCGATCCCGGCGATCCGGTACGCGGTGGGGGCGCCGGTCGACTGCACGGTGACGCGTTCGCCGACCTGCTTTCCCGCGGCGCGCGCGACGGCGGCGTCGAGGACGACCTCACCGGCGCCGGGCGCGTGTCCGGAGCGCAGGGTGAACGGGGTGAGCCGGGCGGAGTCCCAGGCGTGGCCCCAGGAGGTGGTGCCGCCGCCGGTCCCCACCACGGCGGCGGGGAAGGTGAGTTCGGGGACGACGGCCCGTACCCCGTCCACCCGGTCCAGCCGCTCGGCGAGGCCCGCGTCGATCCAGGCCCGCTCGGTCAGCGGCTTCGACTTGGTCTTCGTCTTGCCCTTCTTGACCTTCGTGAAGTGCACGTTCTGGTCGGCGGTGACGAGCAGCGGCGTACCGGCGTACCGCTCGGTGGGGATCTTTCCGCGCAGTCCGGTCTCCAGGAGCGCGGCGCAGGCGGTGACCAGGGCGGCCGCGCACAGCAGGGCGACGAACGCCCCCGCGAAGGCGCCCTTGCGGGCGCGCAGCGTACTGACGGCGAGAGAGAACATCAGGCCCACGCTCCCAGGCGGCTCATCCGGTCGGCGACGCGGTCGGCGGTCGGTGCGGACAGGGTGTCGACGAGGCGGCCGTCGGCGAGGAAGAGGACGGTGTCCGCGTAGGAGGCGGCGACGGGGTCGTGGGTGACCATGACGACGCTCTGGCCGAGGTCGTCGACCGTCTCGCGGAGCAGGCCGAGCACCTCCTTCGCGGTCATCGTGTCGAGGGCCCCGGTGGGCTCGTCGCCGAAGACCACCTCGGGGCGGGTGACGAGCGCGCGGGCGAGGGCGACGCGCTGCTGCTGCCCGCCGGAGAGTTCGCCGGGGCGGTGTCCGGTGCGGTCGGCGAGACCGACCCGTTCGACGACGGACGCGAGGTGGGCCCGGTCGGGGCGGCGGCCCGCGAGGCGCAGCGGCAGCGTGATGTTCTCCAGGACGGTCAG includes:
- a CDS encoding DUF4232 domain-containing protein; this encodes MAKNRTSRTRFLTAAATVALAALSLTACNDGTGVDDEGASVPSSSTPSAPATTPGGDDAKPTTAPASKPAASTPAGRAPTATKAPAATKPVTCQGTDTKTVAAPLTRPINHMLLTVTNTGRATCYLYGYPAVRFGEAQSVPPADEETHPQAVVTLKPGESGYASVRLSGGDDGSGANGHTEKSLTVHFAGRTEGEQTAPARPALPAEGLFIDDSIKVTYWQQSMDDVMSW
- a CDS encoding ABC transporter permease; the protein is MFSLAVSTLRARKGAFAGAFVALLCAAALVTACAALLETGLRGKIPTERYAGTPLLVTADQNVHFTKVKKGKTKTKSKPLTERAWIDAGLAERLDRVDGVRAVVPELTFPAAVVGTGGGTTSWGHAWDSARLTPFTLRSGHAPGAGEVVLDAAVARAAGKQVGERVTVQSTGAPTAYRIAGIAAPAGRDALDRQSTLFFSAADARRLAAHPGRVSTIGLLTAPGADVTAVRERAAEALTGTTAQVRTGDDLGPAEFLDAGKARVSLVSLGAAMGGTSLLVALLVVTGTFALSVQQRARELALLRAIGATPRQLRRMVGREALVVGLLAGVAGAFAGLLLARWMYARFVAVGALPDTLHLTLSAFPPLLAVLATLLAAWGAARAAARRPARVRPTEALAEASVPGRGFSVVRLVAGVLAAAGYAVLVLVLSGLRTEAAATPVTFLTVILAAAATALLGPQLARVAAAVVGGVVRRVSPAAGFLADRNSRTNAQRFAAVVTPLSLAVAMTSTILFTQTTAGHAAREQMLDGTTASYVLAAAGPGVPRAAAEAVREVPGVSAATEVVRTQLRAGQDKFPAQGVTPEGLTASLDPRAVAGSVGDLGRGTVALSELAAATKGVDVGDRLPLTLGDGTKVRPRVVAVYARGLGFGDVLLPFDVVAAHVDHPLASSVLIAGARVDADRLRAAVREFAAVRVLDRTRADAVQRAQEGTQAQVNLVAMGLIIAFTGIAVVNTLVMATAARRRELAMLRLIGTTARQVRAMLRWETLTVVLLAVALGTGIAYVTLSAYSRGMTGSATPYGPPLTYLGVVAAATVLAFTATALPARAALRAPAHATLTRT
- a CDS encoding ABC transporter ATP-binding protein; protein product: MPRIRAAAPPAPDRSLSDDVVRLTAVSKVHGRGAGAVRALRGIDVRVARGGFTAVMGPSGSGKSTFLHCAAGLDRPTEGTVTLGGQDLTGMDETALTRLRRDRVGFVFQAFNLMPSLTVLENITLPLRLAGRRPDRAHLASVVERVGLADRTGHRPGELSGGQQQRVALARALVTRPEVVFGDEPTGALDTMTAKEVLGLLRETVDDLGQSVVMVTHDPVAASYADTVLFLADGRLVDTLSAPTADRVADRMSRLGAWA